Within the Pseudomonas chlororaphis subsp. aurantiaca genome, the region TTCCGGTGCCTACTATATTGCCAGCGCTGCCGATCAGATCTATGCCGACAAGGCGAGCCTGGTGGGCTCCATCGGTGTCACGGCAGCCGGTTATGGCTTCGTCGGCACCATGGAGAAGCTGGGTGTGGAGCGTCGTACCTACACCTCGGGTGAGCATAAGTCGTTCCTTGACCCGTTCCAGCCACAGAAGCCCGAGGAAACCCAGTTCTGGCAGGGTGTGCTGGATACCACTCATCGCCAGTTCATCGCCAGCGTCAAGCAGGGGCGTGGCGAGCGTCTCAAGGACAAGGATCATCCGGAGCTGTTCTCCGGTCTGGTCTGGTCCGGTGAGCAGGCGCTGCAGTTGGGCTTGATCGATGGTTTGGGTAGTGCCAGCTCGGTTGCCCGGGATGTGGTCGGCGAGAAGGAGTTGGTGGATTTCACCGTCCAGGAGTCGCCTTTCGACCGCTTCTCGAAAAAGCTGGGTGCCAGTGTTGCCGAGCATCTGGCCATGTGGATGGGTTTTCAGGGGCCGGCGCTGCGTTGATTGCGCTGTTTTAGAAAGAGCCGGCCCTATGGCCGGCTTTTTTAGTACGGGCGGTCAGGGGATTTCCACACCTTCGGCGAGCAGCATGTCTACCAGGCGGATCAGTGGCAGGCCGATCAGGCTGCTGGCGTCGCTGCCCTCGGTGCTGCGGAACAGGCTGATGCCCAGGCCCTCGGCCTTGAAGCTGCCGGCGCAGTCATAGGGCTGTTCGGCGTGCAGGTAGCGTTCGATGCGGGTGGGGCTCAGCTCGCGCATATGCACGGTGAAGGGAATGCAGTCGACCTGACAGTGGCCGCTCTTGCTGTTGAGCAGGGCCAGGCCGGTGAGGAAGGTCACGCTGGCACCACTGGCGGCGAGCAGCTGTTCGCGCGCCTTTTCGAAAGAGTGGGGTTTGCCAATGATGCGCTCGTCGAGCACCGCGACTTGGTCCGAGCCAATGATCAGGTGCCCGGGATGGGTGGTGGCCAGCGCTCGGGCTTTCTCTTCGGCGAGACGCTTGACCAGGTCGGTGGCGGACTCCCCGGGGCGGTGGCTTTCGTCGATATCCGGTGAGCTGCAGGTGAATGGCAGGCGCAGGCGGGTGAGCAATTCGCGACGGTAGGCCGAGCTTGAGGCAAGTAATAAAGGCAGCATGCACATCTCCTGAGACTGGCCGCGAATTCTAGCGAGGCTTGCAAGTGACGGACAGGGCTGAATTTCCTTTGACATGGCCGGGGGCATCCCTATAATGCTGCGCCTATGTTGAATGACCCGATTCCACCTCACGTTGACCCGCGCAAATTGGCTGACCGTGGCACCACCCTCCAAGGTGAACTGCTGCTGGCTGATTTGGAGAGACTCTGCGACCCGCTTTCCGACAATGTCGGTACGGTGCAGGCTAAATTCGTTTTCGAGCGTGACGAGCGTAAAGCTGTAGTTATCCACAGCTCCATCGACGTCGAAGTCAAAATGGTTTGCCAGCGTTGTCTTGAGCTGGTCACCCTGCCGATCCATAGCGAGTGCAGTTATGCTGTGGTGAAGGAGGGTGCGAATACCCAGTCGTTGCCGAAAGGTTATGACGTGCTGGAACTGGGCGAAGATCCTTTGGATCTGCAGGCTTTGATCGAGGAGGAGCTTTTGCTCGCCTTGCCCATCGTGCCTGCTCATCATCCGGAAGAATGCCAGCAGCCGGCGGGTCTCGATGAGCCCGAACCGAGCGAGGACGAGGTAACGCGGTCCAACCCGTTCAGTGTATTGGCGCAGTTAAAGCGTGACCCAAACGTTTAGGAGTTAATCAATTATGGCTGTTCAGCAGAACAAAAAATCCCGCTCTGCCCGTGACATGCGTCGTTCGCACGACGCTCTCGAGGCTAGCACCCTGTCCGTAGAAAAGACCACTGGTGAAGTTCACTTGCGTCACCACGTATCGCCAGAAGGCGTATACCGTGGTCGTAAAGTGATCGACAAGGGCGCTGACGAGTAATCCTTGTCCGCTCAAGTCATCGCGATTGACGCAATGGGCGGGGACTTCGGTCCCCGCAGCATTGTTCAGGCCAGCCTTGCTTGCCTGTCTGCCACCCCCTCGCTGCACCTGGCCCTCGTCGGTCAACCTTTCCTTCTAGAAGAACTGATATCCGGTCATTCGGCTGTGGATCGCGCGCGCCTGACGGTTGTGCCCGCCGCAGAAGTCATTGGCATGGATGAAAAGCCTTCCCAGGCTCTGCGTGGCAAGCCGGATTCCTCCATGCGGGTGGCGCTTGAGTTGCTGCGTGACGGCAAAGTCCAGGCCTGTGTCAGTGCTGGCAATACCGGTGCGCTGATGGCGTTGTCGCGTTATGTGCTGAAAACCCTTCCGGGCATCGATCGTCCGGCGATGGTGGCGGCCATTCCGACCCAGCGCGGTTATTGTCAACTGCTGGATCTGGGGGCCAATGTCGATTGCAGCGCCGAGCACCTGTTCCAGTTCGCTGTTATGGGGTCGGTGGCGGCTGAGACGCTGGGAATCGTTCGTCCGCGAGTGGCATTGCTCAACATCGGCACCGAAGACATCAAGGGCAACCAACAGGTCAAGCTGGCAGCGAGCCTGTTGCAGAATGCCAGGGGGCTGAATTACATCGGTTTCGTCGAGGGTGACGGGTTGTATCGCGGCGAGGCGGATGTAGTGGTATGCGACGGTTTTGTCGGCAATATCCTGCTCAAGTCCAGCGAGGGGTTGGCGACCATGATTGCTGCGCGTATTGAATCGCTGTTCAAGCAAAGTGTGGTTTCCCGTGTGGTCGGCGCCCTGGCGTTGCCGCTGATGCGGCGTCTGCAGGCTGATCTGGCGCCGGCGCGGCATAATGGTGCGAGCTTTCTCGGCTTGCAGGGAATAGTCGTGAAAAGCCACGGTTCGGCAGGGGTTCAAGGCTTCCAGAGTGCGATTCAACGGGCGTTGATCGAGATCCAGGAAAACCTCCCGGAGCGCCTGCGCGGCCGGCTGGAAGATCTGTTGCTTTAGGCGTTTGCACTCGGAAATGCTTAAATGTGACCGCTCAGTTCAATTGGCCATCCAACTCTCAGTTTCTTGCGTCCACCACGGTGGGGCGTCAATTCTCCGACGACAAGATCATTAGGGGCTTGTTACATGTCTGCATCCCTCGCATTCGTCTTTCCAGGACAGGGCTCGCAGTCCCTCGGCATGTTGGCCGAGTTGGGCGCGCAGTACCCGTTGATCCTCGAAACCTTCAAAGAAGCTTCCGATGCTCTGGGCTACGATCTCTGGGCCTTGACCCAAGAAGGTCCCGAAGAGCTGCTCAATCAAACCGATAAAACCCAACCGGCCATTCTGGCCGCCTCCATCGCCCTGTGGCGGCTGTGGCTGGCGGAAGGCGGTGCGTGCCCGGCATTCGTCGCCGGACACAGTCTGGGTGAATACAGCGCACTGGTTGCCGCTGGCAGCCTGACTCTGGGCGAGGCCGTGAAGCTGGTAGAGCGTCGCGGTCAATTGATGCAAGAAGCCGTTCCTGCGGGGCAGGGCGGCATGGCGGCGATTCTCGGCCTGGAAGATGCCGATGTGCTGGCCGCTTGTGCCGAAGCCGCACAAGGTGAAGTGGTCAGCGCGGTCAACTTTAACTCCCCGGGCCAGGTAGTGATCGCCGGTGCCAAGGCCGCTGTCGAGCGCGCCATCGAGGGTTGCAAGGCGCGTGGCGCCAAGCGCGCCATGCCATTGCCGGTCAGCGTGCCATCGCACTGTGAGCTGATGCGTCCGGCCGCCGAGCGCTTCGCCGAGTCGATTGCCGCCATCAACTGGCAGGCACCACAGATTCCATTGGTACAGAACGTCAGCGCTGATGTGGCGCCGGATCTCGAAACCCTCAAGCGCGACCTGCTGGAGCAGCTGTACAAGCCGGTGCGTTGGGTGGAGTCGGTGCAGACCCTGGCCGCCAAGGGTGCTACCCAGCTGGTCGAGTGCGGTCCGGGCAAGGTCCTGGCGGGTCTCAACAAGCGCTGCGCCGAAGGCGTATCGACCTCTAACCTGAACACCCCAGACGCCTTCGCTGCCGCTCGCGCAGCGTTGGTCTGAATTAGGAGAAGCCTGCATGAGTCTGCAAGGTAAAGTTGCATTGGTTACCGGCGCCAGCCGCGGTATTGGCCAGGCCATCGCGCTTGAACTGGGTCGCCTGGGCGCGATCGTTGTGGGTACCGCAACTTCCGCTTCGGGTGCCGAGGGTATTGCTGCCACCTTGAAGGAAAACGGCATTCAAGGCACCGGCCTTGAGCTCAACGTCACCAGCGACGAGTCCGTTGCTGCCGTGCTGGCCAGCATCCAGGAGCAGTTCGGCGCGCCGGCGATCCTGGTGAACAACGCCGGCATTACCCGTGACAACCTGATGATGCGCATGAAAGACGACGAGTGGTACGACGTGATCGATACCAACCTGAACAGTCTGTATCGCCTGTCCAAGGGCGTTCTGCGCGGCATGACCAAGGCTCGCTGGGGTCGAATCATCAGTATTGGTTCGGTGGTGGGTGCCATGGGCAACGCTGGCCAAGTAAACTACGCCACCGCCAAGGCTGGTCTGGAAGGTTTCAGCCGTGCTCTGGCGCGTGAGGTTGGCTCGCGGTCGATTACCGTGAACTCGGTAACTCCGGGTTTCATCGATACCGACATGACCCGCGAATTGCCTGAAGCGCAGCGTGAAGCGCTGCAAACCCAAATTCCGCTGGGTCGTCTGGGGCAGGCTCAAGAGATCGCGCAAGTGGTCGCTTTTCTTGCATCCGACGGTGCGGCATACGTGACCGGGGCTACAATCCCGGTGAACGGCGGGATGTACATGTGAGTTAAATGTGACGGATTGCTTCAAAAAAATGTCATACGAGCTGTCTAAAATCCGTTATAAAGCTGCAATCAATTTATAGGGCAGATGGCCAAAGGGTTTGAGGAGTGAAGCTTTCAGTTGAAAAGCTGAAAAGCCTTTCTATACACTTACCCACTGGCCAGCTGCCTGAATTTGTCCATTAGGAGTGAAAACAAGGTATGAGCACCATCGAAGAGCGCGTCAAGAAAATCGTTGCTGAGCAACTGGGCGTTAAGGAAGAAGAAGTTGTTAACACCGCTTCCTTCGTTGAAGACCTGGGTGCCGACTCCCTTGACACCGTTGAGCTGGTGATGGCTCTGGAAGAGGAATTCGAGACCGAAATCCCTGACGAAGAAGCTGAAAAAATCACTACCGTTCAAGCAGCTATCGACTACGTTACCAGCCACCAGGCTTAATCGTATTTAGTCGTCTTTTGCTGTCATGGAAAAACCGCACTGCCGTAACGGCGTGCGGTTTTTTCTTTAGGCCTGATGCAAAGTGTCGTCATTAGAAAAAAGGAGAGTGCTGTGTCGCGTAGACGCGTCGTAGTCACCGGTATGGGTATGTTGTCGCCACTGGGTACGGATGTTCCGAGCAGTTGGCAGGGCATTCTGGCTGGCCGCAGTGGCATTGGTCTGATCGAACACACCGACCTTTCTGCCTATTCCACCCGTTTTGGCGGCTCGGTAAAGGGCTTCAATGTCGAGGAATACCTGTCGGTCAAAGAGGCCCGCAAGCTCGACCTGTTCATTCAATACGGCTTGGCGGCCGGTTTTCAGGCAGTGCGTAATGCCGGCCTGGAAGTGACCGATGCCAACCGTGAACGAATCGGCGTTGCCATGGGGTCGGGTATTGGCGGTTTGACCAATATCGAAGAAACCAGCCGCACGCTGCATGAGTCCGGCCCGCGTCGAATTTCTCCGTTCTTCGTGCCTGGCTCGATCATCAATATGATTTCCGGGTTCCTGTCCATCCATCTGGGTGCCCAGGGGCCGAACTACGCCATTTCCACGGCCTGTACCACCGGTACCCACTGCATTGGCATGGCGGCCCGCAACATTGCCTTTGGCGAAGCCGACGTGATGATCGCCGGTGGCGCTGAAATGGCCGCTTGCGGCCTGGGAATGGGCGGCTTTGGCGCATCCCGCGCGCTGTCGACCCGCAACGACGAGCCGACCCGTGCCAGCCGTCCTTGGGACAAAGGCCGTGATGGCTTCGTGCTGTCCGACGGTGCTGGCGCGCTGGTGCTCGAAGAGCTGGAGCACGCCAAGGCCCGTGGCGCCACCATCTATGCCGAACTGATCGGTTTTGGCATGAGCGGCGACGCCTACCATATGACTTCGCCACCCGCCGATGGCACCGGTGCGGCGCGCTGCATCGCCAATGCGCTGCGTGACGCCAAGCTGAACGTCGAGCAGGTGCAGTACATCAATGCCCACGGTACCTCGACCTCTGCCGGTGACCTGGCTGAAGCCGAGGCGATCAAGAGCGTGTTCGGCGATCATGCCTACAAGCTGGCGGTCAGCTCCACCAAGTCCATGACCGGCCACCTGCTGGGTGCGGCGGGGGCGATCGAGGCTATCTTCAGCGTGCTGGCGATCAACAGCCAGGCGGCGCCGCCGACCATCAACCTGGATGAGCCGGACGAAGGTTGCGACCTGGATTTCGTCGCGCACACCGCACGCAACATGGACATCGACGTGGTGCTATCCAACTCCTTCGGGTTCGGCGGTACCAACGGCTCCCTGGTGTTCCGCAGGTTCGCCGGCTGATGGACAGCTGGGTCGACGGTCAGCCGGCTGACGTTCTGTCGCTCAAGGACCGCGGTCTGGCTTATGGCGATGGTCTGTTCGAGACCATCGCCGTGAAAGCGGGCCAGCCCTTGTTGCTGGAGCGACACCTGCTGCGCCTGGCCGAGGGCTGTTCGCGTCTGGCCATCGCTGTCGATCACGCCTTGATCCGCAGCGAACTCACCGCCTACGCCTCGCTGTTGGGGGAGGGCGTGCTCAAGCTGATCCTCACCCGTGGCGACAGCCAGCGCGGTTATACCGCTGACCCGCGGGCGCAGCCTCGACGTATCCTCCAGGGCAATGCGCCAGCGGCTTACCCGGCAGCGCATGCCGAGCAGGGGATTCGACTGTTCCCTTGTTCCACCCGCCTGTCCGAGCAGCCCCTGCTTGCCGGCCTCAAGCACCTCAACCGACTGGAGCAGGTCCTCGCCCGTTCCGAGTGGCAGAACAGTGAGCACGCCGAAGGCTTGATGCTCGACCTTTCCGGACGGGTGATCGAGGGGGTATTCAGCAATCTGTTCCTGGTGCGCGACGGTGCCTTGTTCACGGCCGATTTGAGCCGTTGCGGGGTCGCCGGAGTGATGCGCGCTGAAATATTGTTTCAGGCCGCGTCGTTGGGGATCCCCACGGAAATCGCCGATATCAGTCTCGAACAGTTGCAACAGGCCGACGAAGTCTTTGTCTGCAACAGCGTTTATGGCATTTGGCCGGTGCTTGCCTGTGGCGCGCTGTGCTGGTCGGCCGGACCGCTCACCCGTAAACTGCAACGCATTGCCCGCACGCTACTGGATGCCTGATTTGTGAGACGTAAACTATTGCTTCTGCTGGAGACCGGACTGGTTCTGGCAGGTCTGGCGCTGGGCGCCTCGGCCTGGAAGTTGAATTCGGCGCTGGAGCAGCCTCTCAACCTGACCCAAGAGCAATTGCTCGACGTGCCGGCCGGTTCGACGCCAGGCGGTACCTTCAACCGTATGGAAGCCAATGGCGTTCTCAAGGACGCGTTCTGGCTGCGCCTGTATTGGCGCTTCAACATGGAAGGGCAGCCGCTGCACAGCGGCGAATACCGCATGACTCCGGGGATGACCGCGCAAGGCCTGATCGGGGTCTGGCAGCGCGGTGAAGTGGTGCAGTACAGCCTGACCCTGGTGGAGGGCTGGACCTTTCGCCAGGTGCGCGCCGCGCTGGCCAGGCATGACAAGCTCGAGCAGACCCTGAATGGGTTGAGCGACAGCGAAGTCATGGAAAAGCTCGGCCACGGCGGGGTTTTCCCCGAGGGCCGGTTCTTTCCCGATACCTACCGTTTCGTGCGTGGGATGACCGATGTCGAACTGCTGGAAAAGGCCTACAACCGCCTGGACGAGGTGCTGGCCAAGGAATGGAACAAGCGCTCGGCCGATGTGCCGTACACCGAGCCTTATCAGGCGCTGATCATGGCCTCGCTGGTGGAGAAGGAAACCGGCGTGCCTCAGGAGCGTGGGCAGATCGCCGGGGTGTTCGTGCGCCGCATGCAGGTTGGCATGTTGCTGCAAACCGATCCGACGGTGATCTATGGTCTGGGCGAGCGTTACAACGGTAAATTGACCCGCGCTCTGCTGAAGGAAGCGACGCCCTACAACACCTATGTGATCAGTGGCTTGCCACCGACCCCGATCTCCATGGTCGGTCGCGAAGCGATTCATGCCGCGCTCAACCCGGTGCCGGGCAGCAGTCTGTATTTCGTGGCGCGTGGCGATGGCAGCCACGTGTTCTCCGACGATCTGGAGGCGCACAACAATGCCGTGCGTGAGTTCCAGCTCAAGCGTCGCGCCGATTATCGTTCCAGCCCGGCACCGGCGGGCAGCCCGGCAGCTTCCGAGACTCCGGAGTCGGCTCCGGCGGCGTCACCCGATACGGCGCCCGAGGCGGTTCCGCAGGTGGTGCCTCAGGAGCCCGTTGAGGAACCCTCTCAGGAGGCTCCCGGGATGAGCCCGGAAGCACCGCCGCAAGCACCGGTCGAAACTCCCGTCGAACCCGAGCCGAAAAGCCCGCAATGACTTTGATTAAGGACTGCCTGTGACTGGCTTGTTTATTACTCTGGAAGGCCCGGAAGGCGCGGGTAAAAGCACCAACCGCGAATACCTGGCCGAGCGCCTGCGCGCCGCCGGCATCGAGGTCTTGCTGACCCGCGAGCCGGGCGGCACGCCTTTGGCCGAGCGGATCCGTGAGGTGCTGCTGACCCCTGGCGACGAGGTCATGAATCCCGATACCGAGCTGTTGCTGGTGTTCGCCGCGCGCGCCCAGCATCTGGCCGAGGTGATTCGCCCGGCATTGGCGCGTGGCGCGGTGGTGTTGTGCGACCGTTTTACCGATTCCACCTACGCCTATCAGGGTGGTGGTCGTGGCTTGTCCGTCGAGCGCATCGCGACCCTGGAGCAGTTTGTCCAGGGTGAGCTGCGGCCCGATCTGACCCTGGTGTTCGACCTGCCGGTCGAGGTGGGGCTGGCCCGCGCCAGCGCCCGTGGTCGCCTGGATCGTTTCGAACTGGAAGGGCGGGTGTTCTTCGACGCGGTACGCCAGGCGTACCTGAAGCGTGCGGCGGCCGATCCGGCGCGTTACCTGTTGGTGGATGCTTCGCAACCGCTGTCCCAGGTCCAGCAGGCGCTGGACGCCCTGTTGCCGAAATTGCTGGAGTTGCACCGTGGCTGAGGCCTTTCCCTGGCAGGACGAGCTCTGGCAGCAACTGGCAGGCCGTGCACAGCATGCCCATGCCTATCTGCTCCATGGTCCGGCGGGCATCGGCAAGCGTGCGCTGGCCGAGCGTCTGATGGCGCGCCTGCTGTGCCAGCACCCGGCGGGGCTGGATGCTTGCGGGCAATGCAAGTCGTGTTTGCTGCTGCAGGCCGGCAGCCACCCGGACAACTACGTGCTGGAGCCGGAAGAAGCGGACAAGGCGATCAAGGTCGACCAGGTGCGCGAACTGGTCAGCTTCGTGGTGCAGACCGCGCAGCTGGGGGGGCGCAAGGTGGTGCTGATCGAACCGGTGGAGTCGATGAACATCAACGCTTCCAACGCGCTGCTGAAAAGCCTCGAAGAGCCGTCCGGCGATACGGTGTTGCTGCTGGTCAGCCACCAGCCGAGCCGTTTGTTGCCGACCATCAAAAGTCGCTGCGTGCAGCAGGCCTGTCCTCTGCCCAGTGAGGCCATGAGCCTGCAATGGCTGAGCAAGGCCCTGTCGGACTGCTCGGAAGAGGAGCGGGTCGAGCTGCTGACCCTGGCGGCCGGTTCGCCCCTGGCGGCTGTCAGCCTGCAAGCCCAGGGCGCGCGCGAGCAGCGGGCGCAGGTGGTCGAAGGGGTGAAGAAGTTGCTCAAGCAGCAACAATCGCCGACCCAACTGGCCGAAGGCTGGAATGCGATACCCTTGTTGCTGCTGTTCGATTGGTTTTGCGACTGGTCGAGCCTGATCCTGCGTTATCAGCTGACGCAGGACGAGGAGGGGCTGGGATTGGCCGATATGCGCAAAGTGGTGCAGTACCTCGCGCAGAAATCCTCTCAGGCCAAGGTTCTGGAGATCCAGGGCTGGATCCTTGCGCAGCGCCAGAAGGTGTTGAACAAGGCCAACCTCAATCGGGTGCTGTTGCTCGAAGCCTTGCTGGTGCAGTGGGCCGCACTGCCTGGCCGCAACTGACGGCGGCGCCTGGAAACAAACCGAATCGCCGGCTGCTGCTCGGGCCGGCCTGTTCATTGACCGAATGTGGTTGTCGCTTCTTATGCTTGTAGATTCCCATTGTCACCTCGATCGCCTCGACCTCGCCGCGCACGACGGCTCCCTTGACGCCGCCCTGGACGCGGCTCGTCAGCGCGGTGTCGGGCATTTCCTGTGTATTGGCGTCAGTGCCGACAATGCGGCCGACGTCAAAGCCCTGGCCGAGCGGTATGGCGATGTCGACTGCTCGGTGGGTGTCCATCCCCTGGATGTCCAGCCCGGCGCCGCGCCAGCCCTCGACTGGTTGCTGCAGGAACTGAACCATCCGCGGGTGGTGGCCATCGGCGAGACCGGCCTGGATTACCACTACGAACCGGAAGCCGCGCAGTTGCAGCAGGAGTCCTTCCGCCTGCACCTGCAAGCCGCCCAGCAGACCGGCAAGCCGGTGATCGTCCATACCCGTGGCGCGCGCGCCGATACCCTGACTCTGCTGCGCGAAGCGGCGTTGCCGCAAGCCGGGGTCCTGCACTGTTTCACCGAAGACTGGGACATGGCCAAGGCCGCGCTGGACCTGGGTTTCTACATTTCCCTGTCCGGGATCGTCACCTTCCGCAATGCCGATGCGCTGCGGGACGTGGCGCGCCAGGTGCCGGCCGATCGTTTGCTGGTGGAAACCGATTCGCCGTACCTGGCGCCGATTCCTTATCGCGGCAAGCCCAACCTGCCGCAGTACGTACGTGAAGTCGCCGAGTTCCTGGCCATGTTGCGGGGGGAGCCCTACGAGCGTTTTGCCGAGCAGACCACCGAGAACTTCAAGCGTCTGTTCCCGCTGGCGCACGTCAAGGGCTGAATCGCAGGCAAAAAAAACCCGGGTTCTGGGGGGGGAATCCGGGTTAAGACCATTAGGAGTAAAACAAAGGCACGCCATCCCTTGGTACCTTCATCGGCGCTTCACTTGGGGGAGATGTCACGCCGACATTTCAAGTATTGATCACTATTGAATTCAGTCCAGTTGGCCTTGCTCGTTTTTTAAACAAATTTGGAATACGCGCGCTTCGCTTGAGTTCTCATTGCCGGGCGATGTCAGCCACAATGGCGAGAGTTTCGTCGATCACGCGCTTTTCGGTATAGAAATGCGGTGAAAATCTGACTCCGGGGCCACGAGGGATACACGCCACCTGCTGCTGTTGCAGCGCCTCATAAACCACCTGATTATCGATGCCATCGATACTGAACGAAAAAATTCCGCCGCGTCGGGCAGGGTTGAGCGGGGTGTGCAGGCGTACGCCGGG harbors:
- a CDS encoding TatD family hydrolase; translated protein: MLVDSHCHLDRLDLAAHDGSLDAALDAARQRGVGHFLCIGVSADNAADVKALAERYGDVDCSVGVHPLDVQPGAAPALDWLLQELNHPRVVAIGETGLDYHYEPEAAQLQQESFRLHLQAAQQTGKPVIVHTRGARADTLTLLREAALPQAGVLHCFTEDWDMAKAALDLGFYISLSGIVTFRNADALRDVARQVPADRLLVETDSPYLAPIPYRGKPNLPQYVREVAEFLAMLRGEPYERFAEQTTENFKRLFPLAHVKG